A portion of the Chromobacterium sp. IIBBL 290-4 genome contains these proteins:
- a CDS encoding NADP-dependent oxidoreductase: protein MVWFSQFIRIENAMPTHAQEIHLIQRPAGAPSAALFALKETPLPKLQSGQILVENLYLSVDPYMRECMDEEWELGAPLEGRSVGRVIDAGDSGLDVGQLVFHREGWRSHAIVPAAEARILKEYSGVSASAFLSLLGGTGLTAYVALTRIAKLQAGEDLFVSAAAGGVGSAVAQFARLMGARRLIGSTSSADKARYLTETLAYDAAINYREQDLAQALAGAAPDGFDIYIDNVGGKHLEVAIRSIREHGRIAWVGAVGQYNNPEQAELPRNLYDIVGKSLRLEGFLVRNYRQLQDELESFAVPQLQSGRLQAQETLAHGLENMPQAFVDMLTGRSQGKMIIKL, encoded by the coding sequence ATGGTATGGTTCTCGCAATTCATCCGCATCGAGAACGCCATGCCCACCCACGCTCAAGAAATCCACCTGATCCAGCGCCCCGCGGGCGCGCCCTCCGCCGCCCTGTTCGCACTGAAAGAAACGCCGCTGCCCAAGCTGCAAAGCGGCCAGATTCTGGTGGAAAACCTGTACCTGTCCGTCGACCCCTATATGCGCGAATGCATGGACGAGGAATGGGAGCTGGGCGCGCCGCTGGAAGGACGCAGCGTGGGCCGTGTCATCGATGCCGGCGACAGCGGGCTGGATGTCGGCCAACTGGTGTTCCATCGCGAAGGCTGGCGCAGCCACGCGATTGTGCCCGCAGCGGAGGCGCGCATCCTCAAGGAATATTCCGGCGTATCCGCCAGCGCTTTTCTGAGCCTGCTTGGCGGCACCGGACTCACTGCCTATGTCGCCCTCACCCGCATCGCCAAACTGCAGGCCGGTGAAGATCTGTTCGTCTCCGCCGCGGCCGGCGGCGTAGGCAGCGCCGTCGCTCAATTCGCCCGGCTGATGGGCGCGCGGCGCCTGATAGGCAGCACCAGCTCCGCCGACAAAGCGCGCTACCTGACGGAAACGTTGGCTTACGATGCCGCCATCAACTACCGCGAGCAAGACCTTGCCCAGGCGCTGGCAGGCGCCGCGCCGGACGGTTTCGACATCTACATCGACAATGTGGGCGGCAAGCACCTGGAAGTCGCCATCCGCAGCATTCGCGAACATGGCCGCATCGCCTGGGTGGGCGCCGTAGGCCAGTACAACAACCCAGAGCAGGCCGAGCTGCCGCGCAATCTGTACGACATCGTCGGCAAAAGCCTGCGCCTAGAAGGCTTCCTGGTGAGAAATTATCGCCAGCTGCAAGATGAGCTGGAAAGCTTCGCCGTGCCGCAGCTGCAGTCCGGCCGCCTGCAAGCCCAAGAAACCTTGGCCCACGGCCTGGAAAACATGCCGCAGGCTTTTGTCGACATGCTGACCGGGCGTAGCCAGGGCAAGATGATCATCAAGCTTTAA
- a CDS encoding cytosine permease produces the protein MSQVEQSRVLLERRSIEYIPENERRGKVSSQFTLWLAANLQITAVMTGALTVVWGGDALWSMAGLLLGQAIGAAIMALHGAQGPKLGLPQMLASRAQFGALGAVLPLILACAMYLGFNATGMLLSGQALGQLLGVHDAWGVAVFAIAVIAAAALGYHAIHRLGKLASALGLAAFAYLFFRLLGHEALPQLMAAHHVFQPGAFFTTVSLAASWQIAFAPYVSDYSRYLPRATSSTKVALAIGLGSAIGAQLSMSLGVLVAAIGGAAFRGHEVAYFVGLGASGIIASALFFCVAFGKITISALNAYGGFMCLSAIADACGGIRLRRGVTVLALALVSAGVAVAAQHGFLALFKSFLLVLLAFFTPWSAVNLVDFYLLSDGKVDPQALSDPKGRYAGWNKAGLAAYASGLLIQIPFVDCAFYTGPMVKWLGGVDISWLMGWLLPAVVYGLIGARARTDAAAPRAISIPQKGE, from the coding sequence ATGTCGCAAGTCGAGCAATCCCGAGTCTTGCTGGAGCGCCGCTCCATTGAATACATTCCGGAAAACGAAAGGCGCGGTAAGGTTTCCAGCCAATTCACCCTCTGGCTGGCGGCCAATCTGCAAATCACTGCGGTCATGACCGGCGCCTTGACGGTGGTGTGGGGCGGCGACGCGTTGTGGTCGATGGCGGGTTTATTGCTCGGGCAGGCGATAGGGGCCGCCATCATGGCTTTGCATGGCGCGCAAGGGCCTAAGCTTGGCCTGCCGCAGATGCTGGCCAGCCGGGCGCAGTTCGGCGCGCTGGGCGCGGTGTTGCCTTTGATTTTGGCCTGCGCGATGTATCTGGGTTTCAACGCTACCGGCATGCTGCTGTCCGGCCAGGCGCTGGGGCAATTGTTGGGCGTTCATGACGCCTGGGGCGTGGCGGTTTTCGCCATCGCCGTCATAGCGGCCGCCGCGTTGGGCTACCATGCGATCCATCGTTTGGGAAAGCTGGCCAGCGCGCTGGGCTTGGCTGCCTTCGCGTACTTGTTCTTCCGCTTGCTGGGGCACGAAGCCTTGCCGCAGCTGATGGCGGCGCATCATGTCTTTCAGCCCGGCGCCTTTTTCACTACGGTGTCATTGGCGGCGTCCTGGCAGATCGCCTTCGCGCCCTATGTGTCTGACTATTCCCGATACCTGCCGCGCGCCACATCGTCCACGAAGGTGGCGCTGGCCATCGGCCTGGGATCTGCGATTGGCGCTCAGCTATCCATGTCGCTGGGCGTATTGGTCGCCGCGATAGGCGGCGCGGCGTTTCGCGGGCACGAAGTCGCTTATTTTGTCGGCTTGGGCGCTTCCGGCATCATCGCCTCCGCGCTGTTCTTTTGCGTGGCGTTCGGCAAGATCACCATCTCCGCCTTGAATGCCTATGGCGGCTTCATGTGCTTGAGCGCCATCGCCGATGCTTGCGGCGGAATCCGTCTGCGTCGCGGAGTGACCGTACTGGCGCTGGCGCTTGTTTCCGCCGGTGTCGCCGTGGCGGCGCAGCATGGGTTTCTTGCCTTGTTCAAATCATTTTTGCTGGTCTTGTTGGCTTTTTTCACGCCCTGGAGCGCGGTGAATCTGGTGGATTTCTATCTGCTGTCCGATGGGAAAGTCGACCCGCAAGCGCTGTCCGATCCGAAAGGGCGCTACGCGGGCTGGAACAAGGCGGGGCTGGCTGCCTATGCATCCGGTTTGCTGATCCAGATCCCCTTCGTCGACTGCGCTTTCTATACGGGACCCATGGTCAAGTGGCTGGGCGGCGTCGATATTTCATGGCTGATGGGATGGTTGCTGCCGGCTGTCGTGTATGGCTTGATCGGCGCGCGCGCCAGAACCGATGCGGCGGCTCCGCGAGCCATTTCCATCCCGCAGAAGGGGGAGTGA